The window AAGTATCGATTGCCGCCATACTCTACATTAGCTCTTTTCAAGGGAATGGAGTATAGGCAAATAGTAATATGAACTACAAGGGGCTTTACAATTTGAAATGCACTTAAAGAAAATTTGGATTTCCATACGTTTTCAGAAATTCCAACTGAATTCTTGTTGTATTCATGGTGAAGTCAAGTACCTGATCTTTGTTAAGAAGTGCATCCCAGGCATTCTCCTCCAAGAGCTTTCTTGTGTCAGAGTAGCTCAATGCTATTCGGTAATTCAAGTCCCCTAACCAAATGACCCGACTGAAGCAGATTTCCAAGTGGTAAATAAAACAATGGGTAAGGAACCAAAATTAGTAATGGACTACAATAGGTGCACTTCTAAAGACACTTGAAACTTTCAATCAATAATTTGATAGATGCTCACTCATGTTCAACGATTTTATCTGGCACCCTACTGTGAGCCGATTTGCAAATCTTTGGAAACTGAGTATTTTTCAGTATCTCAATGACATCCATATTTCTTCTAAGCTCATCCCCCTCCTTCTCTCCAGATGCCAAGTGACAGCAGACAAGGCAAAAGCTTGTCTGATGGAATAGCATACTCAGAGAAATACACCCCTGCCATCATAGAATCAACAGTAAGATGACTTATGTAGTATGGTAAAATACGCATGTGACATTCTCAAATATATCTCAAGACACGATTTTGTCTATGCATCTGTAAAAATCATATCTACGACAATAAGTATTCACAAAACCTTGTTTCCCAGGCCCATAATTCCACGACAAAAGCAGGAGATCCTCAAGTGGCCTATATGCTGAACAAGCTCATTCCTCACCCAAACAGTCAGAAAAATTCCCACCATTTGCTTACTGGCTATTAGACTGTAGTTCATGTGGTTGGTACTCGAGGGAATGGAGAATTCCGCAATGTTAATTTCATTAGGTACATCATAATCCTCTTCTAATGAAATGTCATCTTTGCTTATATGTGATTGTTGGTAACGGAAACAGAAATCCTTACTCTGCTTCCTTTCTACATCAGGTGTACAGTTGCAAGTCTTCAGCCTCCTTCTGCTCTCCGTCCTAAAAGTCTTGCTAAGCTTTTTAAGGGAATATTTTGAGAAGAACAAGGAACCACCAAGGGAGGCCACGGGATTTAATGGTCTCAATGCCACCTGATATGATTTGTTTAGTGACTGATTGATCAAAGCTAACCATTTTGCTGCAGGCTCATTATCTTCTACGACTAGGACATTCCCAGCATTTAAAGGGACAATTTCCTGAAAACTGATGATTTGAAGAACAATCATATAACATGGCTGAACCACCATATAACATGACAGAATTTCTCCATTGAATTATGATAGATATAAAAGTCTCCAGCATATGACCACATAGTAATGATTTCTAATAACTACCAAGTAACGCTGCAAAGGTGGAACTAAAACTTcagaattcttcttcttcttcgttatGTTGGTCACACCAAAATGAGTGCATACAACCATATTGAGCATTGGCAACAATATTACAGCAAACTTGTTTCAAAATCACCAAGTAAGACATTTCAAAGGATTCTACTTATGAAAGGGATTCAGATTTCTTCCCTTCTGTTGGGGGGTGGGGGTATTCtgatggattttgtttttagttaaaaaaatcatatttcaaataaaaacatctcaataTATTAATGCAATAATTTGGTCGAAAACAATTAAAGAGGGAAGAGAAAGAGATTTGGGGAGTGgggggaggaagagagaaaaggaGAACATACCCcaagatatatatatctgatTGATCTGCATGAAGAATATCGTTCAGGTTAAGTCCACTGTGGGGAGATTTCCCACCTACATTCCATGTTGCTACAAAGACTCTAATTACACAATGAAAATTGAATGtaaacattaaaataacataaattagagcATATTCATCTGAatagaaatccaaaaaataggaagaaagaaactaaaaaaggGGGAAAACATCATCTTTTTAAGACCTAAATGTCTGAACATCTTGACCAAGAGGCATTGGATGTCCTGTGCTTGTGAAAATAGACTCTTAAGCCTCAGATTAGACCGTGCTTCTGCAAGTAGAAACTATAGAAGAAGATTAAATGacaaaaaaagataattaaaattaatagtaGATACGATAATTTACGCAATTTGAGCCAGAGAAAAACTCTGTAAGTCTGACTGTGTAGCTGGGAAATCTATGCCATTCTCAAACTACACTTTATTGACTGACAACAGAGATTATATAAGGAGCAACTTGTatcaaaaaacaattaataactGAGAGAAAGTAGAAAGAAAGATAAGGCGTGCCACTAGCTTAAGGTTCCAACATGAATATATTCTCCATTTCAGAGCAAATTGGCATGTGCTCCCCTGTTTCTGTCATTATGGTTCCCTTATCATTTAAGCTGCTTCAGTTTCCATTTCCTTCCATATTCTCGATcggttttccaaaaataaactaccaaaacaaagaaatagaaTAGACAAACATCCCAAGAAAAGAATGCTCCACTCAGAGGGAAAAGAATACGTTCACTTTATAGATAAAGCAACAGGAATCTTATGCGtataacaaaagaaaaccaaTGTCTATGTGAGAATCCTTTCTAACAAAGAGATACTTTTCACATCTACGAAGGGacatgaaaaaaatgttttgttccgTTTATTTTCTTAAACAGATATAATGATGCATCTCACTCTGTTCAAGAGGGAATACCACAGCACTCACCAGTGAAATCGAACGTGCctttattcatttcttgttCACTTCTCTCCCTTTTGGCAAAAACATCTCGAATGAAAGACTGGAATCACAGGTGTCAGGGTCAACAATGGGTGAGAATATTGCATTTTGAGTAACAAGATATGAGAGATAAATGCACGAAATGTTGCCTGCccattcatcattcattttcCTCCAATCCACGATGAAGAAGAACCATAAACCAACAAGAAGTCCGAAAATATGTATGAggaaattttaaaaaggaaaagaacaaaaccttctttttcctctcttgtCATTAGAGTCATTTCTGAAATGGGATCAATCTTCACGGACAAAGCCAGAGGTATACAGCAAAACCATGCAATTTTTCAGACTTACAACAttagaaaatacaataaataaatctatgataatttattgaaaaataaatttgactaAGCATCAGAGACAAACCATCCCCACctactccttttgaaaaagaatgtcaatttcatattcaaagacaaAAGTTGAAACAGGCAGTGAATTAAAACGAAATTAACAGGAAAGAATAGACATTATGAAGCCAAGAAACCAATGTGCTGAAAACTACAAGAAGATTCAAAGAACGACACATGGACCTACAAAAACAATCAgaaatttccagaaaattaGCTTGCACATTCTCGTTATTGCACTCATGAATAGGAGAGCAAGGTTGGCCAGGAGGCCATACAGAATTTCAAGAATAAAAGAAGAGGGTGGCAACCCTCGAAAGAAGTTGACTGCCCAGATGGGTTTTCCCAAAAAAGTCAACTGACAAGGCAAGCAATTCGTACCTTATGATATTGCAGACTGTAATGTGCTAGTTTCCTGGAAGTATACATTGAAAGTTTCGGTTGGAAGTAGACaagcaaagagaaaagaagcTGAATCTTCGATGATCTAGAACTGAAAGTCTGTCTGATAGTGACAATGAACCGAATGGATGAAAGTTTCCAAAACGAGGCTGTAAAGTGTAAACTGTTTACGTGcaaagagaggaaaagagaatTAAGGAACAGTTAAGAGTGGGGATAGAATCATAGAACATGCCCATTGAAAGTCCCAACTCTTTTAGGGAAACGTTTTGATTGGTCATTATGTACTTTGTTTCTTATCCACATAAAAAGTCAGAAGAGGAAATAATGCTGAAGCATCGCCCCTCTTATTTTGTGGCATCAACGTCACCCATGAATTTAAATTGCATCTACATCATTGCATATTGAAACATTTAAATTAAGGGATATGATGTGCATCAGCTGGAAGCCGCAGTAAACccttcataaatttatttttttattattatttttttttcacccagcacgttaggtgtgctggaacttcttcacacagtagtgtgcgaagaagatttattcttaaattaaaagaaaaaacatgggCGGCTACCCACCCCTTAGGGAGCCACATGTGGGGTGCTTTGTGGCCACTCCGAATCATCTTATTATGATCTTAAGGGTTaaaggtttaaccaaattagtatccaacagtctTAAGACTTTTGGATTAATCGTTACATCTTTAACAATTTATATCAGAGCAGGGATCATGTCATGGGTTCAAGTCATGAAGAGGACGACTTATAGGCTGGATTAAAATGTCTTACTACTTTGTATGAGCATAGTGTTAAATTATTGAATACTGATAGATGAATAAAGCCGCCAAAAGAGAAATGGCTACCACCGGATCAGTGTCGATAGAGTGGGCCGCCGTGGACGTTAGATTCGAAACCGTGGTGGAATGTTACAATCTCGAGGGTTAaacatttaaccaaattagtatccaacagccttaaaattttgaaatcaatGGTTGAATCTTTAACACACCTTTATAGACGGTCGAAAGGCCGAACCATCCCTTAGAGTGGGCAAATCTATAGTAGATCTTTGGCTGCTCGGCACTGGGGTGGACTTTTGGATGCTTGGGATTAGGGTGGTCGGATCCACCTCGGAATTCATGGATTATTGAAGATGAAACTTCATTGCTCAATAAAAGAACAAATAGTACTTAAATCTAGATATTGTACCTAAGGAAGGACCCTAAACCAACTAGACTATATTGAATTGTTTCATATTTCTTGTTCCGATCTTTTGTTCGACTTTTGAAATTCTTGCTAATATTCCGttcaaagagaaagaagaagaagaaaaggaaacaaagaagCATCTGCATAAACAACATTATCTTGTGCCTTTATCTCCATCCCATTAGTtaaagccatttttttttcaagtggcAAAACTTAGATTCGATATACATTTAGAAAATGACCACTTGACCTATCAGAGGCCCGTAAGATATTTGCTTTTGTATATTTCTAAGTTTTCAAAACATAAGATAGTCTAGTCAACCGGCAGGACATTAAatttctcatcccatctcatataattattataatttttttaaatttttatacaaaataaaataaacaattcaactttttcaaatctcaagataaaaataacattaaaaaatatattataacaatattttattcaactttcaacttttatctcatctcatctcatctacgaaaacaaacgagaccttaaatGATGTAAAAATTGTAGAAATAATCTCAAATGTCTATTTTTCTCCTACATTTCAAGTCCTAAAATTGTCATCCTAATCCGAACCAGATCCTTTCCTTGGGATAGCTAAAAGGTTTGGATCCACAAGCAACTCAAGACACAGATGCAGCATCTGATTGTCAATGGTTAGGCCACTCATCATGCATGGCTTGCCTTTTTTTGGTTCAAGGTGTACCTCTACATTTTTCTACAACCAAAGTAAATATAAGCTGtcaaattgaaatgaatttcgATTCACAGCACtaatttaaactcaatttaagcTCCTTCATAAGGATTCACCAATCATACAATAAGATACATATCTACTTGATGAACACTAGGATGAGGAAATAGTGAAATCTAAACACAGATAATTAAGGTCCAtatctacctttttttttcactaaGCAGAAATTTATATCTAGCAACTAGAAAGTTAGAAGTTTCAACACTAAATCTAAGTAAAGAATATGGGAAGTAGAAACAACAATTACAACAAGAGTGACATAGATGCCAAAATCGTTAGCTGCATCAAGACTACATTGCCATTGTATAAAGAGAGTTGGGCTCCCGACCATGCACTCGGAAGCGGTAAATGCAAGTATGGGAAGGGCTTCCATGGTTGGATGTGAAGTCCAGCCTGACCGTGTCGACAATGCCAGAGCTTTCTGAGTTCAACACATTGAAGGTTTGAGCATTGCTCTTCTCAAGGTCATAAGTAAACTCTGCTAAAGGAAACATCTTCTCAGTATCAACCGACTCAACTGGGTTCTGCCCTTGCAGCCATCCAGAGACCCTGCAGTCCTTGGGAGCACTGGATCTGTCATATGCAACACTCTGTTCGGCGAGAAAATTCAAGTAAATCCATTTATTAGCACAAGCAGAAACAGGTCAAGATAGAGTGAACGGTAATAACTACAGATGGTACTGCAATTTATTGACAAGTTAATGAGGATGTAGATGAGTTGCAGAGAGAAAAGACAGGCAACTTCACAAGGATGTCTATACATATGAAGAGTTGGAGGAAAACTTTGTCCTTGAAAACACATAAAGCGGAGCCTTAAGACTCAAAAGTGCAAGAACCTCAGAAAATATAGCTTTTAACATTCCACTGGCTTTGCCCTCCTCCTCAactaaaatcaaacaaaaccacacaaactcatgataaaaaaaaataaaaataaaaagttctttCCGCATGAAAATATTACCACTCCCGTGCAATCTGCTATCTTCTCCATCTCACCAAGAACTCTCACCCTTCTATACATAACTCAATCAACACAACCCCTTAAATATGAAGCAGAAGCACCATAGATCTCTTGCTACTTCacaatgaaaaagaagataataaatggcaccattcttcttacacatacagCACCAATTCACCGCTCCACTTCCACAGATTGTGCTTTCttcaacttgcttggccttcctTGTCTTAAATTAAACAGAACCACACAAACTCATGACAAAAAAGCTCCTTTCACATGAACCATTCTTAACCGTCAACTCTGGCACAAGAACTTTTCCACATGCGAATAAACCACGGAAATTCAGGAAATAAAAAGTTCACAAGTAGATACATTgctggattttaaaaaaaaataaaaattaagtgcACCATATCAATCTAACCAGGAGACCTATACAATACAACCATTATTACATCATGGAAGTTTAAGTACCATATTAATCCAGAATTCAACAGGCATTGTATTTGcctcaacaaaattattaaaactacAAGAAAACAATGAAGATTGTATGAACAAAGCTGGGAAGACTAcaataaagttaaaagattgGCCACTCTTCAAAAACTAATACATCCCACccttgtatataaatataagtacaTTTTAAAGGCAACACACACACATGTCGTTACCTCACCTTCCACTACATTCTTGCAAGATGAAAAGGTGCCATTTGAGCTAGAGCTCATTGGCATCTTCCCATCTTTACATTAAGCTTCCTTGCATTTATAACACTACAAAATCTAGAATTTCActtctccaaaaaataaatgtagaaTTTCATTTCGTCTAAAAAGTCAAAATACTTCAGCTCAAGCTTCCGAGTAGGTGTTTCTACTCTCACAAGTTGTGTATTTAAAAAGTTGTCACAAGTTCCCAAAATTACCATTAGTTGTTTTTCCCAATAAATCAAGGAGGTATTCTTCCCAAGCCAATTTCACGTTCAAAAAAGTCCAGGTTTCATAGTGAGTTCGCGCAGGTTGTGAATATGTGGAATTTGCAGTGTGAAACCTCAAATTGAACCTCTCAGATATTCAAACGATCCAAAAGCATAAAATCTATATTGAATAAGCAATATCACCTTAGCAACATGCTCCAAAGTTACAGCCTCAGGGACAATAGCCGTGCGCAGCCTAATCTGTACAAACCCACTGCCCGAGCTCAACGCCAAACACTGGCCGGGCTCCCCGAAACTGGGTCTCAACATCTTATCAGCATGAACCGCATTTCTGCCGCCCAACGAGAACCAGTTGCTCGCCTTTCCCGCCGAATACGCCGCCGAGTGCTTCACAACCATCGCCCCGCCACTTGCTAGGGCGTAATCCACACGGCCGAGTCCATCTGCCGCGTGcttctctatctccctctcaaTCATCTCCCTCGCGTACGCTctaatctcgtccaaattcccACGTCCATCTCCACGTTCTTTCCTCctagattttttcaaatcctcatatatCCTATCAAATTCCTCCTTCGATAACCATTCTACTTCTTTCAATTCGCCTAAGGACCTCTCCAATCCCTCGCTCTTGGTTTCCAATCTCCTCAACTCGCTCTTGGTTTCCCTCCTCAACCCTCCGATTTCGTTCTCAATCTTGCGGTCCACGACCTCAACTTGTATCTGGATCATCTTGGCGGTGGTCTTCATAAAGGCCTCCACTTCCGCAATCCGTCCCTCGAGTTCGGAAAATCCCATCTCTGTCCCGGCGACGGAATCCCTGGGCTTTACAGCGAGTCTACGAATCACTTGAACCAAGCCGGCGAGAACAACAAGTAGGATAAAATTCTTGGCGAAGACTCTGAAAACAGTGACCCAGCGATGTTGCTCCGGCCTGTGAGGGAGCACCTTGCGAGCGCGGCGAAGCGGTGCGCTGTTGTTGTCATTTCCCAGGGATGTTTTCACCTGCAGCTCCAAGTTCCTTGACGGTCTCTCCCCGCGAATTGAGTGGTGGCTCAGGTCCTTTCCATTTCCAGCGGCCAAGTCGTCGCCTCCGGCGGCACCCTTGGGACTCGGTTGGGTCGCGGCCGCATCGTTGACGGCGAGCAACTCGATTCTGGTAGTCTTCTTCTCGGTGGCAACCACGGGTCGGCGCCGAGCAGTCGGGTTCGCCGTGATGGATACGGTGGAAGTCGACATTCGGTTGTCAAAACTACGGAAATCTCGAAATCCTATTACTCAGatgaaagagggaaaaagatgTAAAATctttggttttatatatataaccgGCGCGACCTTTGGAGCGCTTCAGCCATTTGAAATCTGAAAACGTAGCCACCGTACGTAGGTGA is drawn from Juglans regia cultivar Chandler chromosome 5, Walnut 2.0, whole genome shotgun sequence and contains these coding sequences:
- the LOC109015487 gene encoding type I inositol polyphosphate 5-phosphatase 10-like — its product is MPLGQDVQTFRVFVATWNVGGKSPHSGLNLNDILHADQSDIYILGFQEIVPLNAGNVLVVEDNEPAAKWLALINQSLNKSYQVALRPLNPVASLGGSLFFSKYSLKKLSKTFRTESRRRLKTCNCTPDVERKQSKDFCFRYQQSHISKDDISLEEDYDVPNEINIAEFSIPSSTNHMNYSLIASKQMVGIFLTVWVRNELVQHIGHLRISCFCRGIMGLGNKGCISLSMLFHQTSFCLVCCHLASGEKEGDELRRNMDVIEILKNTQFPKICKSAHSRVPDKIVEHDRVIWLGDLNYRIALSYSDTRKLLEENAWDALLNKDQLRIEREAGRVFEGWKEGKIYFAPTYKYSYNSDTYAGETKNSEKKRRTPAWCDRILWHGTGIRQLSYIRRESKFSDHRPVCATFLVDVVVSGGLKKGSAGSHMRVGIQELLPPTSKYVR
- the LOC109007262 gene encoding SUN domain-containing protein 1-like yields the protein MSTSTVSITANPTARRRPVVATEKKTTRIELLAVNDAAATQPSPKGAAGGDDLAAGNGKDLSHHSIRGERPSRNLELQVKTSLGNDNNSAPLRRARKVLPHRPEQHRWVTVFRVFAKNFILLVVLAGLVQVIRRLAVKPRDSVAGTEMGFSELEGRIAEVEAFMKTTAKMIQIQVEVVDRKIENEIGGLRRETKSELRRLETKSEGLERSLGELKEVEWLSKEEFDRIYEDLKKSRRKERGDGRGNLDEIRAYAREMIEREIEKHAADGLGRVDYALASGGAMVVKHSAAYSAGKASNWFSLGGRNAVHADKMLRPSFGEPGQCLALSSGSGFVQIRLRTAIVPEAVTLEHVAKSVAYDRSSAPKDCRVSGWLQGQNPVESVDTEKMFPLAEFTYDLEKSNAQTFNVLNSESSGIVDTVRLDFTSNHGSPSHTCIYRFRVHGREPNSLYTMAM